From Zingiber officinale cultivar Zhangliang chromosome 5B, Zo_v1.1, whole genome shotgun sequence, the proteins below share one genomic window:
- the LOC121987791 gene encoding retinol dehydrogenase 11-like isoform X1, with the protein MRHPKLRSMTPSVAFNFFRRLPSKVDMLLRSAIYISHSHVIIGARNTEVASEVKQSILQSTPSARINIIQIELSSLMSVRAFTEKFLAMDLPLNILINNVGVMYCPFQLSEDGIEMQFATNHVVADVILWRKKNVTVGILIGVLTSWIIFEVAGYTLLSLVSNVLLLLISILFVWAKAAEVLNRYTVVGVLSQSQADNPF; encoded by the exons ATGCGCCACCCAAAGCTGCGAAGCATGACACCCTCCGTCGCTTTTAACTTCTTCAGGAGGTTACCTAGTAAAGTGGATATGCTTCT CAGATCTGCTATTTATATATCGCATTCCCATGTCATCATCGGCGCCAGGAACACCGAAGTTGCCAGTGAAGTAAAGCAGAGCATTCTACAGAGCACCCCATCTGCTAGAATCAACATCATACAGATAGAACTCAGTTCGCTCATGTCCGTCCGAGCCTTCACTGAGAAGTTTCTTGCCATGGATCTTCCTCTAAACATCTTGAT AAACAATGTCGGCGTCATGTACTGTCCGTTTCAACTTTCGGAGGATGGGATAGAGATGCAGTTTGCTACCAATCATGTCG TTGCTGATGTGATCCTCTGGAGGAAGAAGAATGTAACTGTTGGAATTCTCATCGGTGTACTTACATCTTGGATCATCTTTGAGGTAGCTGGATATACCCTTCTGTCGCTTGTCTCAAATGTTCTGCTTCTCTTGATCTCCATCCTTTTTGTGTGGGCAAAGGCTGCCGAAGTTCTCAACAG atacacagtggtaggtgttttgtcccagtctcaagccgacaatcctttttga
- the LOC121987791 gene encoding retinol dehydrogenase 11-like isoform X2 yields MRHPKLRSMTPSVAFNFFRRLPSKVDMLLSAIYISHSHVIIGARNTEVASEVKQSILQSTPSARINIIQIELSSLMSVRAFTEKFLAMDLPLNILINNVGVMYCPFQLSEDGIEMQFATNHVVADVILWRKKNVTVGILIGVLTSWIIFEVAGYTLLSLVSNVLLLLISILFVWAKAAEVLNRYTVVGVLSQSQADNPF; encoded by the exons ATGCGCCACCCAAAGCTGCGAAGCATGACACCCTCCGTCGCTTTTAACTTCTTCAGGAGGTTACCTAGTAAAGTGGATATGCTTCT ATCTGCTATTTATATATCGCATTCCCATGTCATCATCGGCGCCAGGAACACCGAAGTTGCCAGTGAAGTAAAGCAGAGCATTCTACAGAGCACCCCATCTGCTAGAATCAACATCATACAGATAGAACTCAGTTCGCTCATGTCCGTCCGAGCCTTCACTGAGAAGTTTCTTGCCATGGATCTTCCTCTAAACATCTTGAT AAACAATGTCGGCGTCATGTACTGTCCGTTTCAACTTTCGGAGGATGGGATAGAGATGCAGTTTGCTACCAATCATGTCG TTGCTGATGTGATCCTCTGGAGGAAGAAGAATGTAACTGTTGGAATTCTCATCGGTGTACTTACATCTTGGATCATCTTTGAGGTAGCTGGATATACCCTTCTGTCGCTTGTCTCAAATGTTCTGCTTCTCTTGATCTCCATCCTTTTTGTGTGGGCAAAGGCTGCCGAAGTTCTCAACAG atacacagtggtaggtgttttgtcccagtctcaagccgacaatcctttttga